A portion of the Gaiellales bacterium genome contains these proteins:
- a CDS encoding succinylglutamate desuccinylase/aspartoacylase family protein, giving the protein MSAGPGTISRQTLRFGAPALRHLEWPYFDARGAQDGPHLAIIAGIHGCEYSSISGAVELMRGLDPAELRGRVTAVPIVNLESHRQRTPFVSPADGKNLNRCFPGDLRGTYSDQLAYHVHDEVIAPADALVDLHGGDMVEALEPFALYDGSPVEETARVMAVAFGLPYIVRTEREGAPIGGTTSAAAADVGVPAITAEVGGCGLLEADAVAAHVAGCRNVMRALGMLEGVVEPAPKPQHTVDRFIWLRSEKAGWWQPSVRVGDEVPAGGRLGAVLDPYGDELETIEAPERGVPLFITSSPAVTDDGLLLGLGAGIKPLAERTKRGQTPFGAGEVPQ; this is encoded by the coding sequence GTGAGCGCCGGGCCGGGAACGATCTCCCGGCAGACGCTCCGCTTCGGCGCGCCGGCGCTGCGGCACCTCGAGTGGCCGTACTTCGACGCCCGCGGCGCGCAGGACGGGCCGCACCTGGCGATCATCGCCGGGATCCACGGGTGCGAGTACTCGTCGATCTCCGGGGCCGTCGAGCTCATGCGCGGGCTCGACCCGGCCGAGCTGCGCGGGCGGGTGACCGCGGTGCCGATCGTGAATCTCGAGTCCCACCGGCAGCGGACGCCGTTCGTTTCGCCCGCCGACGGCAAGAACCTGAACCGGTGCTTCCCCGGCGACCTGCGCGGGACGTACTCCGACCAGCTCGCGTATCACGTCCACGACGAGGTGATCGCCCCGGCGGACGCCCTGGTCGACCTGCACGGCGGCGACATGGTCGAGGCGCTCGAGCCGTTCGCGCTCTACGACGGCTCGCCGGTCGAGGAGACCGCGCGGGTGATGGCGGTCGCCTTCGGCCTGCCCTACATCGTTCGCACCGAGCGCGAGGGCGCGCCGATCGGCGGCACGACGAGCGCGGCCGCGGCCGACGTCGGCGTGCCCGCCATCACCGCCGAGGTCGGTGGCTGCGGCCTGCTCGAGGCCGATGCGGTCGCCGCCCACGTCGCGGGCTGCCGCAACGTCATGCGCGCGCTGGGGATGCTCGAGGGCGTGGTCGAGCCGGCCCCGAAGCCCCAGCACACCGTCGACCGCTTCATCTGGCTGCGCTCCGAGAAGGCGGGCTGGTGGCAGCCGTCGGTGCGGGTCGGCGACGAGGTGCCCGCCGGCGGCCGGCTGGGCGCCGTGCTCGATCCCTACGGCGACGAGCTCGAGACGATCGAGGCGCCCGAGAGGGGCGTGCCGCTCTTCATCACCTCCAGCCCGGCGGTGACCGACGACGGCCTCCTGCTCGGCCTGGGCGCCGGCATCAAGCCGCTGGCTG
- a CDS encoding M55 family metallopeptidase — MSAAKVYLSTDIEGTAGIVDWGQVLGPSSEYEVGRRLLLAEINAAIDGAGEAGATDFLVNDAHATMANLPPAAIHREASYLSGRYKPLYMMEGLDQSFDAAFFIAYHGSIGHERAILAHTYNPGAIWEVKLNGAIVGESALNALVALHHGVPVALISGDQATADEARTFAPAIEAVVVKRSVSRFAAESLHPRRACELIQAGARAAIGRLDDIGPPQIDLPATLDITFLTADMAEAATAIRGVVRSSPRSIAVKDDDPLQLYRTFVTIVALTRGVEG; from the coding sequence GTGAGCGCTGCCAAGGTCTATCTGTCGACGGACATCGAGGGCACCGCGGGGATCGTCGACTGGGGCCAGGTGCTGGGCCCGAGCTCGGAGTACGAGGTCGGCCGGCGGCTGCTCCTCGCCGAGATCAACGCCGCCATCGACGGCGCCGGCGAGGCCGGCGCGACCGACTTCCTGGTGAACGACGCCCACGCCACGATGGCGAACCTGCCGCCGGCGGCGATCCACCGCGAGGCCTCCTACCTGTCGGGCCGCTACAAGCCGCTCTACATGATGGAGGGCCTCGACCAGAGCTTCGACGCCGCGTTCTTCATCGCCTACCACGGCTCGATCGGCCACGAGCGCGCGATCCTGGCGCACACGTACAACCCGGGCGCGATCTGGGAGGTCAAGCTGAACGGGGCGATCGTCGGCGAGAGCGCGCTGAACGCCCTGGTCGCGCTCCACCACGGCGTGCCGGTCGCCCTCATCAGCGGCGACCAGGCCACCGCCGACGAGGCCCGCACCTTCGCGCCGGCGATCGAGGCGGTCGTCGTCAAGCGGTCGGTGAGCCGCTTCGCCGCCGAGAGCCTGCATCCGCGCCGGGCCTGCGAGCTGATCCAGGCGGGCGCCCGCGCCGCGATCGGACGGCTGGACGACATCGGGCCGCCGCAGATCGACCTGCCCGCCACGCTCGACATCACGTTCCTCACGGCCGACATGGCCGAGGCGGCGACGGCCATCCGCGGCGTCGTCCGCTCCTCCCCGCGGTCGATCGCCGTGAAGGACGACGACCCGCTCCAGCTCTACCGCACCTTCGTCACCATCGTCGCGCTGACGCGGGGCGTCGAGGGGTGA
- a CDS encoding RidA family protein encodes MNRAGRNPFPFAAEYQYSQSVVTEGELVFTAGQGGFGADGAVVDPDDAEAQIRRAFANVAAVLEAEGASLRTIVKMTVYLARASDYDAFKRVRGQLFAPPYPASTAIVAGGFLFDGMLVEMDAVARVGEERA; translated from the coding sequence GTGAATCGCGCCGGACGCAACCCCTTCCCGTTCGCGGCCGAGTACCAGTACTCGCAGTCCGTGGTCACCGAGGGCGAGCTCGTGTTCACGGCCGGGCAGGGCGGCTTCGGCGCGGACGGCGCAGTCGTCGACCCGGACGACGCCGAGGCCCAGATCCGGCGGGCGTTCGCGAACGTCGCCGCGGTGCTCGAGGCCGAGGGCGCGTCGCTTCGGACGATCGTGAAGATGACCGTGTACCTCGCGCGCGCATCCGACTACGACGCGTTCAAGCGCGTCCGCGGCCAGCTCTTCGCCCCGCCCTACCCGGCGTCGACCGCGATCGTGGCGGGCGGGTTCCTGTTCGATGGCATGCTGGTCGAGATGGACGCGGTCGCCCGCGTCGGGGAGGAGCGCGCGTGA
- a CDS encoding uracil-DNA glycosylase family protein, with protein MDERGRLPDLDALQRALRPCRRCVAAGIRVESMPVVSGSRDADAILVGQAPGIREADNLTPFSGPAGRRLREWLAPAGLGDEESFYGRLYVAAVVRCFPGKRPGGGSDIRPSPAMVRECVPWLRRELELVPAPVVLSVGTLALEELAPGVRLDDAVGAELQIADGRPLLALPHPSGASPWPHMPGNAERLERALRMVAERLGP; from the coding sequence GTGGACGAGCGCGGGCGGCTTCCCGATCTGGACGCGCTGCAGCGTGCCCTGCGGCCGTGCCGGAGGTGCGTCGCGGCCGGGATCCGGGTGGAGTCGATGCCGGTCGTGAGCGGCAGCCGCGACGCCGACGCGATCCTCGTCGGGCAGGCTCCCGGCATCCGTGAGGCCGACAACCTGACGCCGTTCAGCGGGCCTGCGGGTCGGCGGCTGCGCGAGTGGCTCGCGCCCGCCGGCCTCGGCGACGAGGAGTCCTTCTACGGCCGCCTCTACGTCGCCGCGGTCGTGCGCTGCTTCCCCGGGAAGCGGCCCGGCGGCGGCAGCGACATCCGTCCGTCGCCGGCCATGGTGCGCGAGTGCGTGCCCTGGCTGCGGCGCGAGCTCGAGCTCGTGCCCGCGCCGGTCGTCCTCTCGGTCGGCACGCTGGCGCTCGAGGAGCTGGCGCCGGGCGTCCGGCTCGACGACGCGGTGGGCGCCGAGCTCCAGATCGCGGACGGCCGCCCGCTGCTGGCGTTGCCGCACCCGTCGGGCGCGAGCCCGTGGCCGCACATGCCGGGCAACGCCGAGCGCCTTGAGCGGGCGCTGCGGATGGTGGCTGAGCGGCTCGGGCCGTAG
- a CDS encoding HD domain-containing phosphohydrolase — MPPRGEKPPFEPPVARIAAEHLEPALGVFEAAQALFTHDDVAEMLAVLARSLCELVDAKACMVSSIDMDAAAVRDLAGYARPPHAWDAAAEEYLLEDYPSTADAVEQGVPVVVRVDEADADPSEVRRVRQLGFRSLLMFALTVEDEPYALIEIYDTRQRSFGGVEVRLCRALAAEAGKVVEQKRMGERLEQAYFATLGALAAALEAKDAYTNDHAIEIADLAGAVCDQLRIAPADARLIRLGALLHDIGKIGIPESILRKPGPLSAEEATVMQRHPQIGARILEPVPHFAELVPLVRASHERFDGAGYPDGLAAEGIPLGSRVIGVCDAFHAMTEDRVYRKALRHDEAVAEIERCSGTQFDPDCVRALLEVVRAEGWADAEREHVVQPPEAEA, encoded by the coding sequence ATGCCACCCCGTGGCGAGAAACCACCGTTCGAGCCGCCGGTCGCGCGGATCGCCGCCGAGCACCTCGAGCCGGCGCTCGGCGTGTTCGAGGCTGCACAGGCGCTCTTCACGCACGACGACGTCGCCGAGATGCTCGCGGTGCTCGCGCGCAGCCTGTGCGAGCTCGTCGACGCGAAGGCGTGCATGGTCTCCTCGATCGACATGGACGCCGCGGCCGTGCGCGACCTGGCCGGCTACGCGCGGCCGCCCCACGCCTGGGACGCGGCCGCCGAGGAGTACCTGCTCGAGGACTACCCGAGCACGGCCGACGCGGTCGAGCAGGGCGTGCCGGTCGTCGTCCGGGTCGACGAGGCCGACGCCGACCCCTCCGAGGTCCGCCGGGTGCGCCAGCTCGGCTTCCGCTCGCTGCTCATGTTCGCGCTCACGGTCGAGGACGAGCCCTACGCGCTGATCGAGATCTACGACACCCGGCAGCGCTCGTTCGGCGGCGTCGAGGTGCGGCTGTGCCGGGCGCTCGCCGCCGAGGCCGGCAAGGTCGTCGAGCAGAAGCGGATGGGCGAGCGGCTCGAGCAGGCCTACTTCGCGACGCTCGGCGCGCTGGCCGCGGCGCTCGAGGCCAAGGACGCCTACACGAACGACCACGCGATCGAGATCGCCGACCTGGCCGGCGCCGTGTGCGACCAGCTGCGGATCGCGCCGGCCGACGCCCGCCTGATCCGGCTCGGCGCGCTCCTGCACGACATCGGCAAGATCGGCATCCCCGAGTCGATCCTGCGCAAGCCCGGCCCGCTCTCAGCCGAAGAGGCCACCGTCATGCAGCGCCACCCCCAGATCGGCGCGCGGATCCTCGAACCCGTCCCCCACTTCGCCGAGCTCGTCCCCCTCGTCCGGGCGAGCCACGAGCGCTTCGACGGCGCCGGCTACCCGGACGGCCTGGCCGCCGAAGGCATCCCGCTCGGCTCCCGCGTGATCGGCGTCTGCGACGCCTTCCACGCGATGACCGAGGACCGGGTCTACCGCAAGGCGCTGCGCCACGACGAGGCCGTCGCCGAGATCGAGCGCTGCTCCGGCACCCAGTTCGACCCCGACTGCGTGCGGGCGCTCCTCGAGGTCGTGCGCGCCGAAGGCTGGGCCGACGCCGAGCGCGAGCACGTCGTGCAGCCGCCTGAGGCGGAGGCGTAG
- a CDS encoding MarR family transcriptional regulator has protein sequence MATKTQPVPEHWAAWQMFFEAHAAVCARLEAALQTSHGLSLRWYDVLLQLHAAPGGRLTMRELGRAVVISKSGLTGLVDRMARAGLVERSGDPDDRRVVHVTLTPAGDAVYRRARADHRAAVAEHFLGHLSADEAGVIEGALRRVRDENAG, from the coding sequence GTGGCGACGAAGACGCAACCCGTCCCCGAGCACTGGGCGGCATGGCAGATGTTCTTCGAGGCGCACGCGGCCGTGTGCGCCCGGCTCGAGGCGGCGCTCCAGACGAGCCACGGCCTCTCGCTGCGCTGGTACGACGTGCTGCTGCAGCTGCACGCCGCGCCGGGGGGGAGGCTGACGATGCGCGAACTCGGCCGGGCCGTCGTGATCTCGAAGAGCGGGCTCACCGGCCTCGTCGACCGGATGGCGCGCGCGGGCCTCGTCGAGCGCAGCGGCGACCCGGACGACCGCCGCGTCGTCCACGTGACGCTGACGCCCGCCGGGGACGCCGTCTACCGGCGGGCACGGGCCGATCACCGCGCCGCCGTCGCCGAGCATTTCCTGGGCCACCTCTCCGCTGACGAGGCGGGCGTGATCGAAGGGGCGCTGCGCCGGGTACGGGACGAGAACGCGGGCTGA
- a CDS encoding universal stress protein, whose translation MASLVLGYDGSACANAALTAAVESAKAHGDGIVVAFGAGVHPAGEHSDRQKLARQMGDDWAEEALSAIRRQGVEDAEAVVVDARPAEALLQVASERKARMIVVGTHGERPLTGAVLGSVPHRLLHLSRVPVLVVPVRP comes from the coding sequence ATGGCATCGCTCGTGCTCGGCTACGACGGCTCGGCGTGCGCGAACGCGGCCCTCACCGCGGCGGTCGAGAGCGCGAAGGCCCACGGCGACGGGATCGTGGTGGCGTTCGGCGCCGGCGTCCACCCGGCCGGGGAGCACTCCGACCGCCAGAAGCTGGCGCGCCAGATGGGCGACGACTGGGCCGAGGAGGCGCTCTCGGCCATCCGCAGGCAGGGCGTCGAGGATGCCGAGGCGGTCGTCGTCGACGCGCGCCCGGCCGAGGCGCTGCTGCAGGTGGCGAGCGAGCGGAAGGCGCGCATGATCGTCGTCGGCACGCATGGCGAGCGCCCGCTGACCGGCGCCGTGCTGGGCTCGGTGCCGCACCGGCTCCTGCACCTCTCCCGGGTGCCGGTGCTGGTCGTGCCCGTCCGGCCGTGA
- a CDS encoding PilZ domain-containing protein, translating into MSDTPSHNLPTAAEAAALLVEASAFDVDTDRGETIEIWTIASDGNTVTGSGPRLSVAGGMAISCRLSHDGQPIQVDAVIDEAEFRSQSRASLILRVVGVSAHGYRRRTERLAVSSAASLRAVICDRVVPDEVIPVTLTDLSDAGGAMNLTENRLREGDRMALTARFLEGEFTAEIRIVRVHSPSPDVYTAGCYFISVPAAAQAVLERVLARLAGHARPATDLGALRDDLGEAAANSLKSEPRTADDAYWTFAKRSAARIPQARRAA; encoded by the coding sequence ATGTCCGATACGCCGTCGCACAATCTGCCCACCGCGGCCGAGGCCGCAGCCCTGCTCGTGGAAGCCTCCGCGTTCGACGTCGACACGGACCGGGGCGAGACGATCGAGATCTGGACGATCGCGAGCGACGGCAACACGGTCACCGGCAGCGGCCCGCGCCTGTCGGTCGCCGGCGGCATGGCGATCTCGTGCCGGCTCTCGCACGACGGCCAGCCGATCCAGGTCGACGCGGTCATCGACGAGGCCGAGTTCCGCTCGCAGTCCCGCGCGTCGCTCATCCTGCGCGTCGTCGGCGTCTCGGCGCACGGCTACCGCCGCCGCACCGAGCGGCTCGCGGTCAGCTCCGCCGCGTCGCTGCGCGCGGTCATCTGCGACCGCGTCGTGCCGGACGAGGTCATCCCGGTGACGCTCACCGACCTGAGCGACGCCGGCGGCGCGATGAACCTGACCGAAAACCGCCTGCGCGAGGGCGACCGGATGGCGCTCACGGCCCGGTTCCTCGAGGGCGAGTTCACCGCCGAGATCCGCATCGTCCGCGTCCACTCGCCGAGCCCTGACGTCTACACCGCCGGCTGCTACTTCATCAGCGTGCCCGCCGCCGCCCAGGCCGTGCTCGAGCGCGTCCTCGCCCGCCTGGCGGGGCACGCGCGGCCCGCGACCGACCTCGGCGCCCTGCGCGATGACCTCGGCGAGGCGGCCGCCAATTCGCTCAAGTCCGAGCCGCGGACTGCCGATGACGCATATTGGACGTTCGCCAAGCGTTCCGCTGCACGCATCCCTCAGGCCAGACGAGCGGCCTGA
- a CDS encoding TadE/TadG family type IV pilus assembly protein, whose translation MVEFTLILPLLLLLILGIYQFGQTYADYIQVTNAARDGGRKALVSRSDASGVSDVITTAKNATWWLDKNQIAVSVSPGQPWTTGQNVTVTVTYPYSINLLGLVVASGTLKSTTTVRME comes from the coding sequence ATGGTCGAGTTCACGCTCATCCTGCCGCTGCTCCTGCTGCTGATCCTCGGCATCTACCAGTTCGGGCAGACCTACGCGGATTACATCCAGGTGACGAACGCCGCCCGCGACGGCGGCCGCAAGGCGCTCGTCTCGCGCAGCGACGCGTCCGGCGTGTCCGACGTCATCACGACGGCCAAGAACGCGACCTGGTGGCTCGACAAGAACCAGATCGCGGTCAGCGTCTCGCCGGGCCAGCCGTGGACGACGGGTCAGAACGTGACCGTCACGGTCACCTACCCGTACAGCATCAACCTGCTCGGCCTCGTCGTCGCCTCGGGCACCCTCAAGTCGACGACCACCGTCCGGATGGAGTAG
- a CDS encoding cytochrome P450 has product MAELLQQAEVDAGTDAARQERFPAGAGITFSDLEDAGGEAALDRLREAEPVSWLPALGGWLVTGHPQAREALSPRAATTVEAEQNLVRASLGRMMLTSDADEHSRMRAPFERPFRMREATDLFGAAIARTAAGLTDAIGPAGECELGADFAAPFAIAMAGRILGLSLGDARRIDAFYDAFAGAMSYDGNPEPQRLADAARAELDAILHAELGRCRSTPDASVTSQVANDPGAGMTDAEIASQLRVIMFGAIETIQGAVMNTMLLLLRHPTALAAARADRAVLAGAVDEALRMIPPVAFMERWTQAPLEIGSVAIGAGEFVGVSVIAANRDPAVFADPLRFDVGRGNARHALSFSFGEHHCVGAHLARLETVTAVGQLLAALPDAELVEVDEPSGFAFRRPQRLRLAWAP; this is encoded by the coding sequence ATGGCTGAGCTGCTGCAGCAGGCCGAGGTCGACGCCGGCACGGACGCGGCCCGGCAGGAGCGGTTCCCGGCCGGCGCCGGGATCACCTTCTCCGACCTCGAGGACGCCGGCGGCGAGGCGGCGCTCGACCGGCTGCGCGAGGCCGAGCCGGTTTCATGGCTGCCGGCGCTCGGCGGCTGGCTCGTCACGGGCCACCCCCAGGCACGCGAGGCGCTCAGCCCCCGGGCGGCGACGACCGTCGAGGCGGAGCAGAACCTGGTGCGGGCGTCGCTCGGCCGCATGATGCTCACATCAGACGCGGACGAGCACTCGCGCATGCGGGCGCCGTTCGAGCGCCCGTTCCGGATGCGCGAGGCCACCGACCTCTTCGGCGCCGCCATCGCCCGGACCGCCGCCGGCCTCACCGACGCGATCGGGCCCGCCGGTGAGTGCGAGCTCGGCGCCGACTTCGCCGCGCCCTTCGCGATCGCCATGGCGGGCCGGATCCTCGGCCTCTCGCTCGGCGACGCCCGCCGCATCGACGCCTTCTACGACGCCTTCGCGGGCGCCATGAGCTACGACGGCAACCCGGAGCCGCAGCGGCTGGCGGACGCAGCCCGGGCCGAGCTGGACGCGATCCTCCACGCCGAGCTCGGCCGCTGCCGCTCGACGCCGGACGCCTCGGTCACCTCGCAGGTCGCGAACGACCCCGGCGCCGGGATGACCGACGCCGAGATCGCGTCCCAGCTACGCGTGATCATGTTCGGGGCGATCGAGACGATCCAGGGCGCCGTGATGAACACGATGTTGCTGCTCCTGCGCCACCCGACCGCGCTGGCGGCGGCGCGAGCCGACCGGGCCGTCCTCGCGGGCGCGGTCGACGAGGCGCTGCGGATGATCCCGCCGGTCGCCTTCATGGAGCGCTGGACGCAGGCGCCGCTCGAGATCGGCAGTGTCGCGATCGGCGCCGGCGAGTTCGTCGGCGTGTCCGTGATCGCCGCGAACCGCGACCCGGCGGTCTTCGCCGATCCGCTGCGGTTCGACGTCGGCCGCGGCAATGCCCGACACGCGCTCAGCTTCTCCTTCGGCGAGCACCACTGCGTCGGCGCCCACCTGGCGCGGCTCGAGACGGTGACGGCGGTCGGGCAGCTGCTCGCGGCCCTGCCGGATGCCGAACTGGTGGAAGTCGACGAGCCGAGCGGCTTCGCGTTCCGGCGGCCGCAGCGGCTGCGGCTGGCGTGGGCGCCCTAG
- a CDS encoding AAA family ATPase, with amino-acid sequence MNGIPEHPPHPELIRVALMSDHPGLRELFERSGMVRVVDTVPDVLVWMLPHDADGLLSDVLAALADPAAPGVVVLSDRHPIRWFQEALRLGVDDVLCLPQTPQSLGMAAAKARAARARRMPVAAEGPAGGGHVFTVFSTKGGSGRTVIASNLAVCFAQAGLRTLLLDLDLHSGDCALVLGLAPRATMLDLVAGSGPIDAEALGRAVTRHVSGADVLAAPARPEEEELVSVERLAQLVETAREGYDAVVIDAAAAFSPTTLLALDHTDTLLLVGAPDVPAVRSVRIALETLELLELDLPDVRIVMNRAGADVGLDTAEIEAALRREIAYALPSDRAVPLSVNRGRAVVADDPRSKAARSLLSVSRSLVATVGR; translated from the coding sequence GGCATCCCCGAGCACCCTCCCCACCCCGAGCTGATCCGCGTGGCGCTGATGAGCGACCACCCCGGTCTGCGCGAGCTCTTCGAGCGCTCGGGGATGGTGCGCGTGGTCGACACCGTGCCGGACGTGCTCGTGTGGATGCTGCCGCACGACGCCGACGGGCTGCTCTCGGACGTGCTGGCCGCGCTGGCCGACCCGGCCGCGCCGGGCGTCGTCGTCCTCTCCGACCGGCATCCCATCCGCTGGTTCCAGGAGGCGCTCCGGCTCGGCGTCGACGACGTCCTCTGCCTGCCGCAGACGCCGCAGTCGCTGGGCATGGCCGCCGCCAAGGCGCGGGCCGCCCGGGCGCGCAGGATGCCGGTCGCGGCCGAGGGCCCGGCCGGCGGCGGGCATGTGTTCACCGTCTTCTCGACGAAGGGCGGATCCGGCCGCACCGTGATCGCCTCGAACCTGGCCGTGTGCTTCGCCCAGGCGGGGCTGCGCACGCTGCTGCTCGACCTCGACCTGCACTCGGGCGACTGCGCCCTCGTCCTCGGCCTGGCACCGCGGGCGACGATGCTCGACCTCGTCGCCGGCTCGGGGCCGATCGACGCCGAGGCGCTCGGCCGCGCCGTCACCCGCCACGTCAGCGGCGCCGACGTCCTGGCAGCGCCGGCGCGGCCCGAGGAGGAGGAGCTCGTCTCCGTCGAGCGGCTGGCGCAGCTCGTCGAGACCGCCCGGGAGGGCTACGACGCGGTGGTCATCGACGCCGCGGCGGCGTTCTCCCCCACCACGCTGCTCGCCCTCGACCACACCGACACGCTGCTCCTGGTCGGCGCGCCGGACGTGCCGGCGGTGCGGAGCGTGCGCATCGCGCTCGAGACGCTCGAGCTGCTCGAGCTCGACCTGCCCGACGTCCGCATCGTCATGAACCGGGCCGGCGCCGACGTCGGCCTCGACACCGCCGAGATCGAGGCCGCCCTGCGCCGCGAGATCGCCTACGCGCTGCCGTCCGACCGGGCGGTGCCGCTGTCGGTCAACCGCGGCCGCGCCGTGGTGGCCGATGACCCGCGCTCGAAGGCGGCCCGCTCGCTCCTGAGCGTCAGTCGCTCGCTGGTCGCGACGGTCGGCCGCTAG